A section of the Agarivorans litoreus genome encodes:
- a CDS encoding bifunctional GNAT family N-acetyltransferase/hotdog fold thioesterase produces MFKVVCPDASGEMDKYYRFRWEVLNKPLQLPLGSERDAYDDHSIHRMIRDRQGEPLAVGRLFLSDNKEALIRHVAVCPEQRKLGLGTLLMMALEEAAHDEGVKRIVVNARGDAQAFFISCGFEPAGSPTFDKVKVKVQQMVKELSPEHRFVRQPKLCTQLQQMFNQQIPLSEKMGVRLHQYTGNELTTKLPIAGNGNPHSTMFAGSIYSQAVLSGWGMIWLMLEEHGFAGDIVLAKGEIKHRKAIDQDALAKVKKRQMKGSLLPLIEGKKCKMTVTVQVCNNNQVAAEFKGFYVILPRLQLDA; encoded by the coding sequence ATGTTTAAGGTTGTCTGTCCGGATGCATCGGGTGAAATGGATAAGTATTATCGATTTCGATGGGAAGTATTGAACAAACCTTTGCAACTGCCTTTAGGCAGCGAGCGAGATGCTTACGATGATCATAGTATTCACCGTATGATTCGAGACCGCCAAGGTGAACCTTTAGCGGTAGGGCGTTTGTTTTTAAGTGATAATAAAGAAGCACTTATTCGCCATGTTGCGGTTTGCCCTGAGCAGCGCAAGCTAGGTTTAGGTACTTTATTGATGATGGCACTTGAGGAAGCTGCTCACGATGAAGGCGTGAAGCGAATAGTGGTAAATGCACGAGGTGATGCACAAGCTTTTTTCATTAGTTGTGGCTTTGAACCGGCGGGTAGCCCTACTTTTGACAAGGTGAAAGTCAAAGTTCAGCAAATGGTTAAAGAGTTGTCTCCGGAACATCGCTTTGTCAGGCAGCCCAAGCTATGTACTCAGCTACAGCAGATGTTTAACCAACAAATCCCGTTAAGCGAAAAAATGGGGGTGCGTTTACATCAATACACCGGTAACGAGTTGACCACTAAGTTACCCATTGCCGGAAACGGCAACCCTCATTCCACCATGTTTGCTGGTAGCATATACAGCCAGGCAGTGTTGTCGGGCTGGGGGATGATTTGGTTGATGTTAGAAGAGCATGGGTTTGCTGGTGACATCGTATTAGCCAAAGGGGAAATTAAACATCGTAAAGCGATTGACCAAGATGCTTTAGCAAAGGTGAAGAAGCGCCAAATGAAAGGCAGTTTACTGCCGCTCATCGAAGGCAAAAAGTGCAAAATGACCGTTACTGTACAAGTGTGTAATAACAATCAGGTGGCCGCCGAGTTCAAAGGTTTTTATGTGATTTTACCCCGGCTACAACTTGATGCTTAA